TTGTTTCGCTCAATATCGAATCACGGGCATGCAAACATCACCGACTCCACCTCGCCTATGCATTCCGGACACTCCACAGATTCTGCGAAGTCTAAACCTATGCAAACACTTCTTGAAGCAGCCATGTTCAAACAACATCTGTGTAAAGTGGTAGTTGATCTGATCAGGCTTTCTATTGACGCAACACGATACATCCGGAATTAGCCTGTTAGTTAAAGCATTTTAcatcttcctccagaagtatgtTTATCGGCATCATCCCAACGATGACGCAAATCGCCTCATACGATATGATGCGGTATGCGCTTGCCACCCGTAGACACATCAGcctgactatgcaccgccgatccgtTGGACATCATTCTCGTTAAATTGAACTTATCATCGATTATCACGCCCAAATGCTTCAATGCTTTCACGGACTTTAATAGTCCtagacatcactatcctgtatgcatcctTCCATGGAGTGTCATTAGTTCTCCTACACAGCTGctcaaagcaggctctcttactacgtTTGATCTCGCAGTTTGGTGCTctcacgcttaaaatcaataacacagaaatatgtttgcttcacacaaaacggacctaatgcagaaaaTCCcatagatgagcgacagttacacagccacaaaagtagctcgtgtggttttattgaagcttggatttcaatattttcaacagtatttggtacctcatgaaacaaggaatctgtacaaacgtttacatgttgaaaaggaccgttatcacgaccgtacgaggcatttttgtgcctgtgtaactgtcgctcatctaggggatgttctgcattaggtccgttttgtgtgaagcaaacacatctctgtgttattgattttaagcgtgctgcTCTGTCTTACGATGTCCACCTCGGTTCTAGCACGCTGCAATCTTTATTTAGTTCTAATAACAGGAGCTTCGAAGATCAGCAACCATGTTCGTCCACCAATAAACCGGTTGGCGGTTGCCGAAGGGCATAGTCCTCCTTGACCTTGTTACGTCATAAGCTCGTGTCAAGACCAGTACTTCAACAGGTCGTGATCATCATAAAACAGAGAGCAAAGCTCTGCTTTCTATCTCAGGCGGTTGATCCCTAGAAGTTATGCCTACCTCCGTTCTGCTCATGATCAAGTAACTTGAGTTGTCAGCACTCATTATATATGTAGGGGGCTTGCGAGAAATAGAACTTGAATCAAATAAGTGTTCAGAACAGGTATCCACCAGTTGCTACTAAATGAATCAactcaaaatataaatttatgcttatgaaaactttttttttcaatttcttagAAGGTTTGTTTTAGTGCTCTGCGTTACATTGCATGTACAGTAATAGCAGTTTCGGGGTAGTTAGGGTTAGGATCGAGTTTGGATAACCAAAGTAAACATATTGTAAACATGTTTGTGTCATGATTTACCAAAGCATGTGCACGTAAATTTAGGAGACTAATTTTCTAGTGTACTATTAAAAGACTTTAACTATACTGAAACGTTCCATTCACATGACAGCTGATTCTTTCAAAAACGATTGTGCTGCTTCAAGTATGTTTAAACTCTcgtacaaattgataaaattacgTTGAATCATTTGGATATTACATAAATGTTTAATATAGACAGATTTTATTGATGTTTAGACAAACAATCTGGTAGGACGAGGTGTGACGAGTAATTTTATATTACTTCAGagaaacagatgatgtgtggaattggatgcttgttttcgAGAAACTgatttgattttaatgtgttCTAAATGAAACGTATCTCTGGAGCACAGTTGTCCAGTGTTTGGAATGTTTCTTAAGTGGCTTTAATATTAACAAAAACCTTATTTGGACAATTACTAATATTCCGGGGCCCAATGGCGGAGGCccttttattgtttttgttaCAGACGACCGGCGTTTGAAGAAAATGTACATCCATATGATCAAAAAGATGATACTGCCGGCCAACATAGACGGAGTTACAGATACCGTTGGACAGAATAGTATTATCGTGTAAGCCTCAGCCTATATAGGTTCAAGAAAGATAAAAGGGATAATAATTGTTTGTAGTTGGCACAACACTTCAATGACCGGGACGGAAATAACCAAACTTGACACTGATAGTTTGAGTATAAtttattcataatattttatgACGAATGGTTAGACAGTTACGTGTAAAATAATATCGAGGCCGCCATCAGAACGCAAGCCAGTCCTACCCAAGGAGATTTTCGTTCACCAATTCGCGCCAGTTTCCAAAAGATTCCCATCATTCTGTTGGAGGTAGAAAGATACATAAATTTGTTGTACAAAACAAATGTTAAGGACGTTAAGGTACACACCCAGTTTTGTTTCTATCAATGAATGAGGGGAACAGGGACCGTAGATAAGCACAAGTGCAGATAGCCAGAAGGATCACCGAAAGCAAACTTTGGAAATTAAATATCGCGCTCTGGAACGGAAGATAATTAAATCAAGAAACAGCAATCATACCATATCGTAATAATCTTACCATTTCTATCTTTTCTTTCGCATAACTCAACCATAAAAAATTGGTTTCCTTACGGGTGGCGGATCTGATAAATATTGCAAAAACGAGTGACGTTGATTTTATTTTGACCTGACAAACGCAAAACGAGCTCTCCGcaaagaaattatgacgtttgaaccGTTTGAACCGAATGAACccaaaatcaagacaaaattttcaaaacgacttatctgcttttgtaaacaaagattcaaacgtcgattttaCGAATGTGATATACACCATAATAAAAATCCACGacaaaaacctaaaaaaaattacaaataaattttatgtgtgcggtAATACCTtcactatttttttatattgaatatatttgtcgcacacataaatttttgcaatttgacgacccaaatatttgcaatttgtacccacacataaattcaataactgcatattagagaccacacatacattttatttgattatagattatatttgtacttcgcgtggagagtggttatgtgtgcactaattagaattaaattaatggatttttgccaataaaaatgtgtggaatttttgcagTGTTGGGtaatacaaaagatattttagttactagataaagattgtcgctactgttccctttgttctgctgtccgaaacatgtgtggtacatacctgtcaaatcgtatggattttccttctttgacatttagctcccctatcctcgccagcaaaagatatcTCAGTACCCTCAGTACCTTCTCCGCAAATTCCTTCACAAGTCccaacagaaaattcttcaggaattcccccagaagttcctccaggaattcctcaagaaaatctttagggaatttctccggaaagtcttccaggaattccttcggaagttcctccatgaattccttcggaagttcctccatgaattccttcggtagttcctcaaggaattcctccggaagctctttaaggaattcctcctgaagttccttctggagttcctccgaaagttctttaaaaaaaatcccccaaaatttcgtccaggaattcctgcggaagttctttaaatatttttcctgaagttccccaaggaattgctccggaagtttcctcagcaatttctccggaagtaccCTCAGTACCTTCTCCGCAAATTCCTTCACAAGTCccaacagaaatttcttcgggaattcccccagaagttcctcaagaaaatcttcagggaattcctccgcaaagtcttccaggagttctttcggaagttcctccatgaattccttcggaagttcctcacggaattcctccggaagctcttcaaggaattcctcctgaagttccttttggagttcctccgaaagttctttacAAGAATcccccaaaaattcctccaaggaattcttccggaagttccttaaagaattcctctggaagtttctccaagaaatcctccggaagctcttcaacgtattcctccggaagttcatcaaggaattcccccggaagttcctccattaatttccccggaagttgCTATAGGAATTTCTACAGGGATTTCACCGCAAGTTACTCTAGGAAATTTCGATTACGACTTCTAGAGAATTGCGTctagagttcctccgagaacttTTGCTGAAGTTTATCAGGCAATTTCTATGGGAATTTTTGGAAgtccttaaaaaaaatccttgggaATTCAACTGGTGTTTCCCCTGGGCTTTCCTCAGAAATTTCTACTGGAGCTCCTactaaagtttctccaggaattcctgcagttTTCTTAGGAATGTCTACTTGCGTTTCTCCAGGTATCGCTATTGGAGTTCCACCAGGCTTTTCTcatggagttcctccaaaagtttattcagaggttcctccaggagttccttcaaatttctcctgaagtttctccagaaattccatcagaagCTCCACCACAAATTTCTCTTGGAGTTCCTGTAGGAGCTttaccagaaatttctcctggagtttctgcaagaatttaAACTGGAGTTTCTCCTAgggtttcctcaggaatttcttctggagtttctcgaggaattcctactggagttcctccaataattccttatgaaatttcttcagaagctacagcagaaatttctcctgaagtttaTCCTGAATATCCTCCTAgagttttttcaggaatttctactGGAATTCCTCCTAGAGTTTAACTAAActttcctccagatgttcctccaagagctccaccagaagtttctccaggggttcccccagaagctcctccaggagttcttccagaaattcctcatggagttgctccagaaattcatcctgtAGTTCCTCCAATAATGCCTCTTGGAGTTTCTCCAATAATGCCTCCttgagtttctccaagaattcttccagaagttcctccaaaattctttcagaatatcCTCCTGGAGTTTCGCAGATATTTCTTATGAAGTTTCGGTAGGAGTTCCTCGAGAATTTCAGCTGAAGTTTTTCCAGAGATTCCTACTGGAGTTTCTCTTGgggtttctctaggaattcgttctggagtttgtccaggaatttctactagtgttcctccagaaattcccagTGGTGATTCTCCAGCAATTCTCTataaagtttctccaagaattgcttCTGAAgtgttcccaggaattcctctcaaaactcctttagaaatttatccttgagttcctgtagaagttcctccaggaatttttggagttttttcaggaattgctcctggAGTTCGTCTAGGCattccttttgaagttcctcctggataatttctgaagaaacttcaggagaaattcctgagagaactccagaaggaattcttgggggaatccAAGGAAAAAAATCTCTAGGTagcatacaaaaaaatatgaaaaatcagaaatcttaaaaaataaatcacaaggaaattcataaaaatgtTCAAGTGAGAAGTATAATGCAGAAGAGTTTCGCGGTTTTCCGTatattttctgaagaatttcccaagaaaattttgaagaattgtcTATGGAAATTAAGAtgatttttctagaaattcattttcgtaataattctgaagaattctctgtagaaatttagaagaattccaTTGGATATTTGCCCAGGAATTGTTGAAGAACAATTTTATAAGAAAACAATTAGCCGGGAAAACTCAgagaatttgaaagaatttacagaggaaatcttgaagacttttccgaagaacttccaaGGATATTTTAACCTTTTCACTGTAGaacttctgaggaattccttcaaggaaTTCTGTAGAATATCGCGAGAGTATTTCGAATGTTTTTCCGATGAAGATTCCGAGAGTTTTCATGCCGCAACCGCCGGCTAAAATGTCTCCCGGCATAAACCCGCTGACGGTTTCTGGACCTTAGCACACTTAGGTGCACATATTTATGCCCGTGGATATCATCAAAACACATCCTgtggaaaatcaaaagaaattcccCTTCGAATGAATGTAAAAATAGTtatgaattaaatttgaaaattgctttCCGGAAAATCTTGTCTCTCGAGATAATTGTGTAGTTGTAAGCGCAAAACTCGGTCGCTGTTTCCAAATAATTCATTTATGACTATAAAAATAGCGCATTTCAATCAATTTATAAAGCGGTTAGggtttaatttatatttttttttattaacaccATTAACATTTATTTGTAATCAATTCGGAACTcgtctttagaaattctttgtacCATACAGAACTAACATGCGACTCAATCGAAACGAATCCCTGCGACGGACAACTACATCCTTCAGCGCACCGTTTTTATCTCCATCTGCGGACTCTGGAACCAGCTGTTCCACGGAATGGCAAAATGTTGGATAACCAATGCAGATTCACGGTGACAAATAATTGGAATGATGGCCGCATTTTCCCGCGAAGTGTCTGCGTCCGCTACATTCCGGTGAAATTTCGTCCTATGCATCGATGCTGCAGATGGCATCTCCCGGTGTTTTTAATCTTTCTGCTCAGCCGTCTTACTATCCGTGGGATTTTCAGTTTTTTCCGATGCCGTAATCGCGATATCACAAGGAATTACTTAAAAACTGATATTTTATAAACGACGAGTAAAATATCTCAACCGAATATGTTTTTATCTTTGTTTTGATTACTTGCATTTTGACAGCTTAGAAATGCTTCGAATGTGTTTGTCGATAGGGCAGCACTTTTTCGAATACGTATCGCATTCGATTGGCGTTCGATCGAAAACGGGAATACCGTTTTCGAAGTCATTCGAATCGATACGTTCGTTCGAATGTCAGATACggacgtaaacaagaataagggtgaatATGACCTagtatcagtggcgtagccacgggggtggttttggacatccccccccccagagacaatttttttagaagaaattgttttcttcgaaaaaaaatgttcagaaaaccccccccccccccagaccattTTTCTGGCTACTCCACTGCCTAGTATAATTTTTCAATAAGCTATTCAATATACTTATTTGTAGGTCACTGCTAAaaattcagctcaatcggtcatcgggaaACAAAGTTACAGCACGCCAAAGTTGGCTATTTTGTATGAAAAGCGATCTTTGCTGCTATTATTCCGAACACTACTATCTACTCCAGGGGAGCAATGGATACGTGCAGCGTGAGCaactgaaaatatgtttctttttATTGTTCCGTGATTGCGGTGTGGTGATTCTCCGCCGATTAGCTTTGGCGATGTTGAAACAATTAAAAGGTTTATACGACCTAAAAACTTTTACCGGAACAATATATAGTCAACTATTCGTATTTACAGTTTGGTAGCATTCTCGTTTTCAATTTCGGAGAACATCGCTACGAACATGCACTCCAAACTTGCAACAATCGGGGAATTTGGGCCGAATCGCTCATttcctcaaacttcaacggaaAACACTGCAGATGATTTGTCCGTTGCCGGATCGGAGGTCAGCAACTCCTTCAGCACATTTCGGAACTGCAGTGTGGCGGCCGATGCCATCGGTTAAACTTTGGCAGCGGTGCATTGTTTTCTGGGTTATTTCCATGATGATGTTGGCACTTCCAGCCTTGCTGCTGTTTTCGGTCACACATTTTTCGATGCTTTGACGAATGTCTGTAAGCAAAAGGAAATGGTATTATATAATGTTTACTCATGCAAAACAATTGTTGTACATATTACATTTTAGTTGTTATATAAAAACATACCTTGCTGCCTGTAAATACTTTCAAACGGTGGTCGATCGATGCGACCATCGCAGTTGTTGGGGACGTCGCAGTTGTTGGCACTTTAAACaaagtaaataaatataatttcacgaaatatttaaatgaaaaaaaaagtattttatcgGCTGCTTCTGCGTGTCAGGTGTTATGAGGTAAACTTTTGACACTGAACAACTTGACACTGCAACTTTGACGTGTTACTACGTGTTggaatgaaaaatttaaactaTAAATAAAATTAACATAACAATTCTATTTATTGTAGCCACATATCATATAATCCCATTATCGTATCATAAAGTTGTGTATTTGTGAATCGATATCGTTCAAAAATAGCTAGACAGCATAGTATATCATCacaatatgaaaagttgtcgtagaataatttgttattgttcaagcattttatttatttattgttaaaCATTATCACAATAGTTTGTAGCACAGTTATATTTTGCTCTATAATAATTTAATGGTTTGGAACGTGACTCAAATTGTTTTTTGTTATGCgggatgttccggacagcgacgacagcgacaatctttatctagtaactaaaatatccttTGGTAATACCCAcccgctataggagaatccacataaaggttattagttaatgagggttatgtgtgtttccacatattgtggatttactcgaTGTCAAGATTTTCCCGATTACTTTTACCTACTTTTACTAAGGAACGgcaattataaaacttaattttaatgATTACAAATATTTAGTCAAATGAAATCAATTCTTCAATATTACAGTCGCAGAACTTTATGAAATAATGTAGGTATTTTTTCCGTGGTTTTTTGAGTCAAACAAAGTATTAAACATTTTATAAATATCTCACTATCAGGTATAATAAATATTAGAGGTCACACATTGCAAGCGAGCGTTTGCTTACGAGTTGTCTTTTGTTTGCATGTaatcactttcagtgtagtcagacaggcaaattttgacagttgtcactttctgcgaacaaaatgctcgttgcgagtgatttgcttgcaacgtctgaggGCACCTTAACTACCCCTCACCTACTGGGACGAGCTAATTCTGTTGTCCGCCAAAAATGCAAATGCCAAAAAGCACCTGGTTGCCGGTAAACAAATATtcctaggaacttttttcaaataggcttaactgtatttgaccttgaaatttgaatcgACTCATATACTCTGTCTATTCACCAAATTTTGTTTAACTGACGTTACTACCGGATAGTccgcaatctattctttctgttgaGTACATTAGTTtaccaaaatagtttgaattaagagcacaatcgccgttccaaaaatcaaggtcagaatcaattacgcccatttgaaaaaagttcctagattcgCTCTTTCACTCAGATTGgtggttggattttttttgacgtttactttgtctcgctcaaaccaacagcgacccaaccccgtactgctgactgttttcaattaaattgcttttaaaatttttgagaagagttttaaaaacttcttcgtatggtttgCCGTGGAGAATTTTCTACGTGCTTCCccgatattttttcgattatcatctttctgtttcttcttcttcatgcaacaacaACGACTGTCACGATACAACACGATGAACACTGTCACTGTCGCACTGCACTGTCGCGTCTACTCTTCATCCTGGCGAATCACGAACGtgaaatgaaaacataaaacaaaaaaaaacaatcttccTCACGCACGTGCATTCATTAGTAATTTTGAACAGCTAGTTTTGTTGTTTGGCACATTACGGTAAAGTAATCCATAAAATGTCCAAGTTCAAACAGACCAACGCGCAAATTTACGCGAAAACTGCAACGGTGCTCTCGCCGGATACGGTTTACTGGAAGAAATTGGGGGTGAGTTGTATTTTGGTTTGATCTTTACAGTAGACGAAAttcacacattttttttcacacaCAGGTGCCCACATTAGTGAAAGAATTCGGAGCAATCGATTACATCGACTTTAGTCCAGTGGAACCTTACCAGTTCGCAGTTACAGCTTCGGTGCGCGTTCAAATTTACAATCCTGTGACGAAATTGGTGGTGAAGAATATCTCCAAATTCCAAGAAGGCGCTCATGGTGGTTCATACAGAAATGATGGAAAATTGCTGGTGGCCGGCGACGACCAGGGCAAAGTGCGCGTTTTCGATGTCAATacaaaatcgattttaagaATATTTGATGGACACAAAGCACCGGTTCATCGAACCTTTTTCAACGCAGATCGACATCACGTGAGCAGTTTTTCAGACGACAAAACCGTTAGATACTGGGATATTGCTACGGAGAAGCATATCAAAACCTTTTCCGAACATTCGGATTATATTCGTGCAGGTTGCACCAGCCCAGTGAGTCCTAACATAATTGTGTCGGGAGGTTATGATAAAAAGATCAACATGTATGACACGAGGACCAAGGAAAAAGTACTGTCCCTCGACAATGGTAGTCCCGTGGAATCGCTTATATTCCTGCCTAGCGGAGGTATTTTTATCAGTGCAGGTGGAACTTCTGTTAACGTTTACGATGCGCTTGCCGGAGGAAGGAAGATCGCCCAGTTGTCACAGCATCATAAAACTATAACATGCCTGCAACTGGCTAGCGAAGGTAAACGGCTTCTTTCCGGGAGTCTGGATCGACACGTGAAGATCTATGATATTGCGACCTACCAAGTGGTGCATACGATCGATAATTCCAACGCTGTATTGAGCTTGGGCGTTTCTAAAAATGACGATACACTTGTAACTGGGATGGTAGACGGTTTGATAGCCATACATCGGCGGGATGTggataaagataaagatggtgaaatgaagaaattTCGACAATCTAAAGCTAGAGCAAGATATGACAACATTTTCCAGTCTGCTGATGAGCAAATTGTCGAATTTCGACACGATCGGATAGAGCAGTATGATCGGATGTTAAGGAAATACGAGTACTCGAAAGCTTTGGATAGAGTTATGCTACCAAGCGTGATGGGAAAAACGCCCGAAAAAACGGTAGCTCTTATAAAGGAACTTATTCGTCGCAAAGGATTAGACAGAGCCCTCACAGGCAGAACGCACGCGTTTCTTGTTCGTTTCATTAATTTCCTCGTGCGTAACATTGGAGATTATCGGTTTACCCCAGCTTTAGTTGATGCAGCCAACATCCTCTTGGACGTGTATGAAGCTGATTTCGAACAATTCGCTGGAACTGAGGTCGGTAAGATCTTGATTAATCTTTCGAGGCGGCTGAAAAAGGAAGAGCAGATCATTAGCGATTTCCTCGAGGTGCAGGGGCTTCTAGAGATGATTTCCGCCGCGGCTGATGTCAACCAGGCGGTCAATGAAGACGACGAAGCAGAGTGGGCGTTGGACGAAGAACTTCAACCTTCAGTTAATGCACAGAAGCAAGCTGTTATCAATATCGATTGATCTACGAGAATGAAATATATCACTATAAACAAGTTTGTGTGGTTGTGA
The nucleotide sequence above comes from Armigeres subalbatus isolate Guangzhou_Male chromosome 3, GZ_Asu_2, whole genome shotgun sequence. Encoded proteins:
- the LOC134225886 gene encoding U3 small nucleolar RNA-associated protein 15 homolog; the protein is MSKFKQTNAQIYAKTATVLSPDTVYWKKLGVPTLVKEFGAIDYIDFSPVEPYQFAVTASVRVQIYNPVTKLVVKNISKFQEGAHGGSYRNDGKLLVAGDDQGKVRVFDVNTKSILRIFDGHKAPVHRTFFNADRHHVSSFSDDKTVRYWDIATEKHIKTFSEHSDYIRAGCTSPVSPNIIVSGGYDKKINMYDTRTKEKVLSLDNGSPVESLIFLPSGGIFISAGGTSVNVYDALAGGRKIAQLSQHHKTITCLQLASEGKRLLSGSLDRHVKIYDIATYQVVHTIDNSNAVLSLGVSKNDDTLVTGMVDGLIAIHRRDVDKDKDGEMKKFRQSKARARYDNIFQSADEQIVEFRHDRIEQYDRMLRKYEYSKALDRVMLPSVMGKTPEKTVALIKELIRRKGLDRALTGRTHAFLVRFINFLVRNIGDYRFTPALVDAANILLDVYEADFEQFAGTEVGKILINLSRRLKKEEQIISDFLEVQGLLEMISAAADVNQAVNEDDEAEWALDEELQPSVNAQKQAVINID
- the LOC134220653 gene encoding protein kish, producing the protein MSAIFNFQSLLSVILLAICTCAYLRSLFPSFIDRNKTGMMGIFWKLARIGERKSPWVGLACVLMAASILFYT